A single Dunckerocampus dactyliophorus isolate RoL2022-P2 chromosome 2, RoL_Ddac_1.1, whole genome shotgun sequence DNA region contains:
- the LOC129170374 gene encoding protein FAM171A2 isoform X1: MAAVRVCRVLVWACVCALWEAKSVPEQFEVQIKVQVLDNSDLSPLADALVEVHANHSVLASSQAGGDGVLRVSFLYQAGTWVIISASKANYVTNSVPWYSGRVPLYASVSLYLLAQRPGTLILYDDVLQVLSGSPAGGAKQPLVQLQRKSLQLPPNSNDTTLSALLTTARSHFEVGGFPFLLGRETNSSGAEAGWTDLTPLAVFSVQLFDKDGVPVQVSDSIHVSVPLPADTRNRMATSVPTWMYQPRAGLWVRNGTGYIQKDGTRYVWNVVVPQMGYWLAAFPTSSGLGLSHPGLRDISTYHTLFLLAILGSLALLVLILLCVLLYYCRRRCLKPRRQHGKHIPSNVNGAKRDQGTSTSRLNLICGGHVESGPSNDKSDLSASREDLTKHVPAHMLRHAKGKNASASQRCESFPMKVTRATDTNNLDNPLLHEDYNRSYGPMEGGESDYHQHHSANDNRGYSSDPPSPPRFQGYVPSQPDKPPEYSAAAADSLARPTSLNTQPGQIIFCSSIDQMKENMYRSMVPTLVIPAHYMRLPSEFAAKDGKEQKEADKDGVQMGGGQPHHQVQKQGQQQQSTSHGDNSDEPSWASDTSGGPVTIPVLFNDSTMAQMNGELQALTEKKLLELGVKQHPRAWFISLDGRANAHVRHSYIDAGNDLSGGGFGGGSSSCPRDVNLEPPLEAHEHKSSINRKGKDERWEMGRKGQGTGKSYSKLAYPDHSDPSSSEGRPVSPEENSLTPLLDDGPSSRGSMIPRKGRSRGNSSRSSNSETCRDSMTSPEDDPDDKEENKKSPWQKIEDRPLMVFHPRK; the protein is encoded by the exons ATGGCGGCTGTCCGCGTGTGTCGTGTGCTCGTCTGGGCCTGCGTGTGCGCGCTCTGGGAGGCCAAATCTGTGCCCGAGCAATTTG AGGTCCAAATCAAAGTTCAGGTGTTGGACAACAGTGATCTGTCGCCCCTGGCCGACGCGTTGGTGGAGGTCCACGCCAATCACAGTGTCCTGGCTTCCTCTCAGGCGGGTGGCGACGGCGTGCTGAGGGTCAGCTTCCTGTACCAGGCGGGAACATGGGTCATTATCAGCGCCTCCAAAGCAAACTACGTCACCAACTCAGTGCCCTGGTACTCGGGCCGGGTCCCCC TCTACGCCTCGGTCAGCTTGTACCTGCTGGCACAGCGGCCTGGAACGCTCATTCTCTACGACGACGTCCTGCAGGTTCTGTCGGGCTCACCAG CAGGTGGCGCCAAGCAGCCGCTGGTGCAGCTTCAGAGGAAGTCACTGCAGCTGCCACCCAACTCCAATGACACAACGCTGTCGGCCTTGCTGACCACCGCCAGGAGTCACTTCGAAGTCGGCGGGTTCCCGTTCCTGCTGGGCCGAGAGACCAACAGCTCAG GTGCAGAAGCGGGTTGGACAGATCTGACACCCCTGGCCGTCTTCAGTGTTCAGCTCTTCGACAAAGATGGCGTTCCAGTCCAGGTGTCGGATTCTATCCACGTCTCTGTGCCGCTTCCGGCTGACACTCGGAACAGGATGGCCACCAGCGTTCCCACCTGGATGTATCAACCTAGAGCAG GACTGTGGGTGCGCAACGGGACGGGGTACATCCAGAAGGACGGCACTCGGTATGTGTGGAACGTTGTGGTTCCTCAGATGGGATACTGGCTAGCAGCCTTCCCCACCTCATCAG GTCTTGGGCTGAGCCACCCAGGTCTGCGGGACATCAGCACCTACCATACATTGTTCCTGCTCGCCATCCTGGGTTCGTTAGCGCTGCTGGTGCTCATTCTGCTCTGCGTGCTGCTCTACTACTGCAG ACGGAGGTGTTTGAAACCACGCCGACAGCACGGGAAGCACATCCCCTCCAATGTGAACGGTGCCAAGAGGGACCAAGGCACATCCACTTCACGTCTCAATCTCATATGTGGTGGTCACGTGGAGTCCGGCCCATCTAACGACAAGTCAGACCTGTCCGCCTCCCGGGAGGACTTGACCAAGCATGTTCCAGCTCACATGTTGCGACATGCCAAGGGAAAAAACGCTTCCGCTTCCCAGCGTTGCGAAAGCTTCCCCATGAAGGTCACCCGAGCCACAGACACCAACAATCTGGACAACCCACTGCTGCATGAAGACTACAACCGCAGCTATGGTCCGATGGAAGGCGGCGAGTCCGACTACCACCAACACCACAGTGCCAACGACAATCGCGGATACTCCTCCGACCCACCGTCACCGCCGCGCTTCCAAGGTTACGTGCCAAGCCAGCCTGACAAACCTCCAGAATACTCTGCAGCAGCGGCTGACAGCCTTGCCCGACCCACCTCGCTCAACACCCAACCGGGTCAGATCATCTTCTGCAGCTCCATTGACCAGATGAAGGAGAACATGTACCGCAGCATGGTGCCAACTCTGGTCATCCCTGCCCACTACATGCGCCTGCCCTCCGAGTTTGCCGCCAAGGACGGCAAGGAGCAGAAGGAAGCGGACAAAGATGGCGTCCAGATGGGAGGAGGCCAACCACACCATCAAGTCCAGAAGCAaggccagcagcagcagagcacCTCGCATGGCGACAACTCGGACGAGCCGAGCTGGGCGTCTGACACGTCAGGAGGACCCGTGACAATCCCAGTGCTCTTCAACGACTCTACCATGGCCCAGATGAATGGAGAACTGCAGGCCCTGACTGAGAAGAAGCTTCTGGAGCTGGGCGTGAAGCAGCACCCGAGGGCGTGGTTTATCTCCTTGGATGGACGCGCCAACGCACACGTACGGCACTCCTACATTGACGCTGGTAACGACCTCAGCGGGGGTGGATTTGGAGGCGGGTCCAGCAGCTGTCCGAGAGATGTCAACCTGGAACCGCCGTTGGAGGCTCACGAGCACAAGTCCAGCATCAACCGGAAGGGAAAAGACGAGCGCTGGGAGATGGGGCGGAAGGGACAAGGGACCGGCAAGAGTTATTCCAAGTTGGCCTACCCCGACCACAGCGACCCCAGCAGCAGTGAGGGACGCCCGGTGTCCCCCGAAGAGAATTCCCTCACCCCTCTTCTGGACGATGGGCCGTCTTCTCGAGGATCCATGATTCCCAGGAAAGGGCGCAGTCGCGGCAACAGCAGCCGAAGCAGCAACAGCGAGACCTGCCGGGACTCCATGACCAGTCCTGAAGACGACCCGGATGACAAGGAGGAGAACAAGAAGAGTCCTTGGCAGAAGATTGAAGACAGGCCTCTCATGGTGTTCCATCCGAGGAAGTAA
- the grnb gene encoding granulin b: protein MALQISFHHCSILGLTLLTVSTALVCPDGGVCEDKSTCCKSTVGGYGCCPLPHAVCCSDGLHCCFEGTVCDLLHARCVNKTTSLPWVRPRPPEQLSQRAAAVMCPDQQSECPDTTTCCQLPDGAWGCCPLAKAVCCEDKRHCCPEGTTCDLVHSMCASPSGGWLPLLGKLPARSRAARDDDVITAVTAVASVTCPGGGSSCPDTFTCCLLASGDYGCCPYPDAMCCGDHVHCCPRDSVCDLQHGLCQSADYHVPLSEKLPAWASDMECPDKTSVCPDKTTCCQTISGEFACCPMPDAVCCADHLHCCPHGTVCNMATATCDHPADGTVWPRIALAENTKCDESVSCPGLSTCCRTTGGGWACCPLEQAVCCDDHLHCCPHGKECNLEAETCDDPLGVSPPLPWVAKMAAVQDEECDQQTVCPAGSTCCKVAAGQWACCPLPQAVCCDDLQHCCPGGYKCNVAEQTCDKPGQLSLPWFRKTAARQRLTSAGKMCDDRTSCPSETSCCFMKRTHTWGCCPLLRAVCCDDGEHCCPAGHVCEPHRASCSRGHHVVPWLSKIDARTRPAAVADIKCDDKSSCAAGTTCCKLPTGEWGCCPLVKAVCCPDREHCCPQGYTCNMETGTCEKAMLAVEAVPANDTLVPCDVTGLFGCPERETCCQNSNSEWACCPSPGAVCCADLKQCCPAGFSCDLKTGSCSPTLPTWDRTTDL from the exons ATG GCCCTGCAGATATCTTTTCATCACTGCAGCATTTTGGGTTTGACCCTGCTGACTGTGAGCACTGCCCTGGTTTGTCCTGATGGCGGCGTGTGCGAGGACAAGAGCACCTGCTGTAAGAGCACAGTGGGAGGATACGGATGCTGCCCGCTGCCACAC gCTGTGTGCTGCTCAGATGGCCTCCACTGCTGCTTTGAGGGCACCGTGTGTGACCTGCTCCACGCCAGATGTGTCAACAAAACCACGTCCCTTCCCTGGGTCAGACCACGTCCTCCCGAGCAG CTGAGTCAGCGAGCGGCAGCCGTCATGTGCCCTGACCAGCAGTCCGAGTGTCCGGACACCACCACGTGCTGCCAGCTTCCTGATGGCGCCTGGGGATGCTGCCCATTAGCCAAG GCGGTGTGCTGTGAAGACAAGCGTCACTGTTGTCCCGAGGGAACCACGTGCGATCTCGTCCATTCCATGTGCGCCTCGCCGTCAGGCGGCTGGCTCCCCTTGCTGGGCAAACTTCCTGCCAGGAGCCGCGCGGCGAgggatgatgatgtcatcactgcAGTGACCGCTGTCGCATCGGTGACGTGTCCCGGTGGAGGAAGCAGCTGTCCCGACACTTTCACCTGCTGTCTACTCGCCAGTGGAGACTATGGATGCTGTCCTTACCCGGAC GCCATGTGCTGCGGAGATCATGTCCACTGTTGCCCCCGCGATAGTGTGTGCGACCTGCAGCACGGCCTGTGCCAGTCAGCTGATTATCACGTGCCGCTCTCAGAGAAACTTCCGGCATGGGCCAGCGACA TGGAGTGTCCTGACAAGACGTCCGTCTGTCCTGACAAGACAACATGCTGCCAAACGATCTCTGGAGAGTTCGCCTGCTGCCCCATGCCTGAc GCTGTCTGCTGCGCAGACCACCTCCACTGTTGTCCTCACGGCACTGTGTGCAATATGGCCACCGCCACATGTGATCATCCCGCAGACGGCACCGTGTGGCCCCGCATTGCCTTGGCGGAGAACACCAAGTGTGACGAGTCTGTGTCGTGCCCCGGCCTGTCCACCTGCTGTAGGACCACCGGCGGGGGCTGGGCCTGCTGCCCCCTGGAGCAG GCTGTGTGCTGCGACGACCACCTGCACTGCTGTCCTCACGGCAAGGAGTGCAACTTAGAGGCTGAGACATGCGACGACCCCTTAGGTGTGTCCCCACCCCTGCCCTGGGTTGCAAAGATGGCCGCCGTGCAGGACGAGGAGTGCGACCAGCAGACTGTGTGCCCTGCGGGGAGCACCTGCTGCAAGGTGGCGGCGGGGCAGTGGGCATGCTGCCCGTTACCACAG GCCGTGTGCTGCGACGACCTCCAGCACTGCTGTCCCGGCGGTTACAAGTGCAACGTGGCCGAGCAGACGTGCGACAAGCCCGGCCAGCTCAGCCTCCCTTGGTTCCGGAAGACGGCGGCCCGGCAGCGGCTCACTTCAGCCGGGAAGATGTGCGACGATCGGACCAGCTGCCCCAGCGAAACGAGCTGCTGCTTCATGAAGAGGACGCACACGTGGGGCTGCTGCCCACTGCTGCGG GCCGTCTGCTGTGACGACGGAGAGCACTGCTGTCCCGCCGGACATGTGTGTGAGCCGCACCGCGCGTCCTGCTCTAGAGGACACCATGTTGTACCCTGGCTCTCCAAAATTGATGCCCGCACGCGGCCGGCGGCTGTGGCTGACATCAAATGTGATGACAAAAGCAGTTGCGCGGCGGGAACGACCTGCTGCAAGCTGCCCACCGGAGAGTGGGGCTGCTGCCCGCTCGTTAAG GCCGTGTGCTGTCCGGACCGCGAGCACTGTTGCCCACAAGGATACACCTGCAACATGGAGACGGGCACGTGTGAGAAGGCTATGCTAGCGGTGGAGGCGGTCCCCGCTAATGATACACTGGTGCCGTGTGACGTCACGGGGCTGTTTGGCTGCCCCGAGCGAGAAACATGCTGCCAGAACTCCAACTCTGAGTGGGCCTGCTGCCCCTCCCCCGGA GCCGTGTGCTGCGCCGACCTTAAGCAATGTTGTCCCGCCGGTTTCTCGTGCGACTTAAAGACTGGCAGCTGCAGCCCGACTTTGCCCACCTGGGACAGAACCACAGACCTCTAA
- the LOC129170374 gene encoding protein FAM171A2 isoform X2 → MAAVRVCRVLVWACVCALWEAKSVPEQFEVQIKVQVLDNSDLSPLADALVEVHANHSVLASSQAGGDGVLRVSFLYQAGTWVIISASKANYVTNSVPWYSGRVPLYASVSLYLLAQRPGTLILYDDVLQVLSGSPGGAKQPLVQLQRKSLQLPPNSNDTTLSALLTTARSHFEVGGFPFLLGRETNSSGAEAGWTDLTPLAVFSVQLFDKDGVPVQVSDSIHVSVPLPADTRNRMATSVPTWMYQPRAGLWVRNGTGYIQKDGTRYVWNVVVPQMGYWLAAFPTSSGLGLSHPGLRDISTYHTLFLLAILGSLALLVLILLCVLLYYCRRRCLKPRRQHGKHIPSNVNGAKRDQGTSTSRLNLICGGHVESGPSNDKSDLSASREDLTKHVPAHMLRHAKGKNASASQRCESFPMKVTRATDTNNLDNPLLHEDYNRSYGPMEGGESDYHQHHSANDNRGYSSDPPSPPRFQGYVPSQPDKPPEYSAAAADSLARPTSLNTQPGQIIFCSSIDQMKENMYRSMVPTLVIPAHYMRLPSEFAAKDGKEQKEADKDGVQMGGGQPHHQVQKQGQQQQSTSHGDNSDEPSWASDTSGGPVTIPVLFNDSTMAQMNGELQALTEKKLLELGVKQHPRAWFISLDGRANAHVRHSYIDAGNDLSGGGFGGGSSSCPRDVNLEPPLEAHEHKSSINRKGKDERWEMGRKGQGTGKSYSKLAYPDHSDPSSSEGRPVSPEENSLTPLLDDGPSSRGSMIPRKGRSRGNSSRSSNSETCRDSMTSPEDDPDDKEENKKSPWQKIEDRPLMVFHPRK, encoded by the exons ATGGCGGCTGTCCGCGTGTGTCGTGTGCTCGTCTGGGCCTGCGTGTGCGCGCTCTGGGAGGCCAAATCTGTGCCCGAGCAATTTG AGGTCCAAATCAAAGTTCAGGTGTTGGACAACAGTGATCTGTCGCCCCTGGCCGACGCGTTGGTGGAGGTCCACGCCAATCACAGTGTCCTGGCTTCCTCTCAGGCGGGTGGCGACGGCGTGCTGAGGGTCAGCTTCCTGTACCAGGCGGGAACATGGGTCATTATCAGCGCCTCCAAAGCAAACTACGTCACCAACTCAGTGCCCTGGTACTCGGGCCGGGTCCCCC TCTACGCCTCGGTCAGCTTGTACCTGCTGGCACAGCGGCCTGGAACGCTCATTCTCTACGACGACGTCCTGCAGGTTCTGTCGGGCTCACCAG GTGGCGCCAAGCAGCCGCTGGTGCAGCTTCAGAGGAAGTCACTGCAGCTGCCACCCAACTCCAATGACACAACGCTGTCGGCCTTGCTGACCACCGCCAGGAGTCACTTCGAAGTCGGCGGGTTCCCGTTCCTGCTGGGCCGAGAGACCAACAGCTCAG GTGCAGAAGCGGGTTGGACAGATCTGACACCCCTGGCCGTCTTCAGTGTTCAGCTCTTCGACAAAGATGGCGTTCCAGTCCAGGTGTCGGATTCTATCCACGTCTCTGTGCCGCTTCCGGCTGACACTCGGAACAGGATGGCCACCAGCGTTCCCACCTGGATGTATCAACCTAGAGCAG GACTGTGGGTGCGCAACGGGACGGGGTACATCCAGAAGGACGGCACTCGGTATGTGTGGAACGTTGTGGTTCCTCAGATGGGATACTGGCTAGCAGCCTTCCCCACCTCATCAG GTCTTGGGCTGAGCCACCCAGGTCTGCGGGACATCAGCACCTACCATACATTGTTCCTGCTCGCCATCCTGGGTTCGTTAGCGCTGCTGGTGCTCATTCTGCTCTGCGTGCTGCTCTACTACTGCAG ACGGAGGTGTTTGAAACCACGCCGACAGCACGGGAAGCACATCCCCTCCAATGTGAACGGTGCCAAGAGGGACCAAGGCACATCCACTTCACGTCTCAATCTCATATGTGGTGGTCACGTGGAGTCCGGCCCATCTAACGACAAGTCAGACCTGTCCGCCTCCCGGGAGGACTTGACCAAGCATGTTCCAGCTCACATGTTGCGACATGCCAAGGGAAAAAACGCTTCCGCTTCCCAGCGTTGCGAAAGCTTCCCCATGAAGGTCACCCGAGCCACAGACACCAACAATCTGGACAACCCACTGCTGCATGAAGACTACAACCGCAGCTATGGTCCGATGGAAGGCGGCGAGTCCGACTACCACCAACACCACAGTGCCAACGACAATCGCGGATACTCCTCCGACCCACCGTCACCGCCGCGCTTCCAAGGTTACGTGCCAAGCCAGCCTGACAAACCTCCAGAATACTCTGCAGCAGCGGCTGACAGCCTTGCCCGACCCACCTCGCTCAACACCCAACCGGGTCAGATCATCTTCTGCAGCTCCATTGACCAGATGAAGGAGAACATGTACCGCAGCATGGTGCCAACTCTGGTCATCCCTGCCCACTACATGCGCCTGCCCTCCGAGTTTGCCGCCAAGGACGGCAAGGAGCAGAAGGAAGCGGACAAAGATGGCGTCCAGATGGGAGGAGGCCAACCACACCATCAAGTCCAGAAGCAaggccagcagcagcagagcacCTCGCATGGCGACAACTCGGACGAGCCGAGCTGGGCGTCTGACACGTCAGGAGGACCCGTGACAATCCCAGTGCTCTTCAACGACTCTACCATGGCCCAGATGAATGGAGAACTGCAGGCCCTGACTGAGAAGAAGCTTCTGGAGCTGGGCGTGAAGCAGCACCCGAGGGCGTGGTTTATCTCCTTGGATGGACGCGCCAACGCACACGTACGGCACTCCTACATTGACGCTGGTAACGACCTCAGCGGGGGTGGATTTGGAGGCGGGTCCAGCAGCTGTCCGAGAGATGTCAACCTGGAACCGCCGTTGGAGGCTCACGAGCACAAGTCCAGCATCAACCGGAAGGGAAAAGACGAGCGCTGGGAGATGGGGCGGAAGGGACAAGGGACCGGCAAGAGTTATTCCAAGTTGGCCTACCCCGACCACAGCGACCCCAGCAGCAGTGAGGGACGCCCGGTGTCCCCCGAAGAGAATTCCCTCACCCCTCTTCTGGACGATGGGCCGTCTTCTCGAGGATCCATGATTCCCAGGAAAGGGCGCAGTCGCGGCAACAGCAGCCGAAGCAGCAACAGCGAGACCTGCCGGGACTCCATGACCAGTCCTGAAGACGACCCGGATGACAAGGAGGAGAACAAGAAGAGTCCTTGGCAGAAGATTGAAGACAGGCCTCTCATGGTGTTCCATCCGAGGAAGTAA